In Candidatus Limnocylindria bacterium, the genomic window CCTCGCCCGCGGCACGGCCGGCGTTGCGCTCGAAGCGGGTTGGCACTCGCGCTGGCAGAGCCAGTCGAACTACCTGATCATGTCGCCCGCCCAGGTCGCCGACTTCTGGATCAAGTTCACCAACACCGGTACCCAGACCTGGATCCGGGGCCTGTGGGGGCGTCAGGCGAACCTCGGCCTCAACCGCGATGACAAGGAGCCGTACCGGCTCGGCATGGCTGCGGATTGGCTCTGGGACGACCGCATCGCGACGACCACCACGCTCGCCGTCGCGCCCGGTGAGGTCGGCGAATTCCGCTTCAAGGTGCGCGCGCCGATCGCTCGCGGCGTGTACCGGCTGAACCTGCGTCCGGTGATCGACGGCACGGTCTGGCTGGAAGACCAAGGGGTGTTCTGGATCATCGACGTCCGCTAGCGGCTTGACAGTCGAACCGGGATTCGCCAAAGTGCCCGCGTTAAAACCTTTAACAAAAGGTTTCAGGTGCGGGGAGGGCTCGGCTGGCGAGGACGACGATCCACGACGTCGCGCGGAACGCAGGCGTTTCGACTGCCGCCGTGTCGCACGCCTTCAACGATCCCGAGCGCCTGCGTGCGGCCACGGTGGACAAGATCCTCACCGCGGCGCGCGATCTCGGGTACGCGCCGAACCCGCACGCGCGCGCCCTTCACTCGCGTCGCGCCGGCGTGCTCGGCGTGCTGTTTCCGCAGCCGATCGCATCGGTCTTCGCGAACCCGTTCTTCTCGACGCTGCTCGAGGGGATCGGCAGCGTGACCGACGAACGCGGTATGGGCCTCCTCACGCTGTCGCCGCTCGGCACCTCGCTGGAGCGCGCGCTCGCTACCGCTCCGGTCGACGGCTTCGTGATCCTCGGCCTCGATGAGAAGCACGCGGACGTGGCGCCCCTGCGCAAGCGCGGCGTTCCGTTCGTCATCGTGGACGGCGACGCGGAGACCGCATCCTCGGTGAACGTCGACGATGAGGGCGGCGCCTACGCGGCCGCGGATCTGCTGCTGACGCGCGGGCACCGCGACATCTTGGTGCTTACTTTTCACGCTCCGCCGGAAGAGCTCGACAAAGACCTCGGCGTTCGCGGCCGGCGTCTGCGTGGTTATCGCCGTGCGTTCGCGAAGCATGACGTCAAAGTCGCAGGGGACCACGTCGTTCGCACGTTCGTCTCGCTCGATGGCGGTGATGAGGCGTTCAGCGCGGCATGGGCGACCGGCCTCAGGCCGACCGCGGTGCTGGCGGTCAGCGACATCATGGCGCTCGGCGCGGTCCGCGCAGCGCGACGGATCGGTGTAGAAGTGCCCGATGAGCTCGAGGTCATCGGCTTCGACGACATCCCGCTCGCTTCGGCCAGCCAGCCGGCCCTGAGCACGGTGCACCAGCCGATCGCTGAGAAGGGGCGCATCGCGACGCGCCTTCTGATCCGCGCGCTCGATGAAGGCGCGGCGCGCGAGACGATCGTGCTGCCAACCGAGCTGCGGCTACGTGAATCCACCAGCGACATGGGCGTGAGGAACGCCGAGAGGGCGAAGGGAGGGCCGTATCGGAGACCGAAGTCAGATCTCATCCGCGTCGCGTCGCGCTAGCGGCGCGTCGCGTCATCGCGACAGCTATGGGAAAGGAACGGGCATGAAGCTAAAGGCGATCGCGCTACTCACCATCGCGCTGCTGGTGTCGACCGCGTGCGGCGGCGGGACGAGCAGCACCGGAGGCGGCGTTGCCGCGGGTTCGATCAAGGGAAACATCACGCTCTGGCACGCGTACGGGACCGGCGGTTCCGAGGAGACAGCTCTCAACGGGATCATCGACACGATCAAGAAGGCCAACCCTGACGCCAAGATCACCGTCCTGCAGGTCCCATTCGACCAGGTCTTCAACAAGTTCCAGACCGAGGCCGCGGCAGGCGGCGGTCCCGATCTCTTCACCGCGCCGAACGACGAGCTCGGCAATGAGGTCCGCGCGAACCTGCTGCTCGCCCTCGACGACAAGCTGAAGGGCAAGCTCGACAAGGTCGCGCCGCTGGGCGTCGACGGCCTGAAGGTCGCCGGGAAGCTCTACGGCATCCCGATGCTCTTCAAGGCGGTCGCGCTCTACTACAACAAGGACAAGGTGCCGACCCCGCCGAAGACGACCGATGAGCTCATGACCATGGTCAAAGCGGGAAAGACGATCGTGCAGAACCAGAACGGCTACCACCTCTTCGGCTGGCCGGCGGCGTTCGGCGGCAAGCTGCTCGACGACTCGGGCAAGTGCGTCGCCGATCAGGGCGGCTGGGCCGACGCGATGCAGTACCAGCTGGCTCTCAAGGCTGCAGGCGGCAAGTTCGAGACCGACGGCGGCCGCGCAGACACGTCCTTCCGCCAGGGACAGGTCGACATGATCATCAACGGACCGTGGGTCCTCGGCGACTACAAGAAGGATCTCGGCGCCAAGCTCGGCGTCGCGCCGATGCCGGCAGGCCCGAAGGGCAAGGCCGGACCGCTCACCGGCGTCGATGGCTGGTACATCAACAACAGCGCGAAGAACGTTGACGGCGCCATCGCGCTGGCGCTCGCCATCACCGACGCCGTCGGTCAGAAGGCGTACGCGGATGTCGCGGGTGACGTGCCCGTGCGCACCGACGTCACCGTCAGCGACCCGCTCGTCAAGAGCTTCGCCGACGCATCGGCCACCGGGTTCGCGCGCCCGCAGAGCGCGGAGTTCGCGAACTACTGGGGTCCATTCGGCGACGCGGTCACCAAGATCATCGAAGGCAAATCCACTCCGGCGGCTGGCATCGCTGAGGCATGCGCCGCCATGAACAAGGCGAACAAGAAGTAGCCGCGGCCGGGGGGCGTGCGCGAGCACGTCCCCCGGCGCATCATTCGGAGGAGCAATGGCGGCGGTCATTGACGCTTCGATAGACGACGCGAAGCTCGCCGAGCCGGCGGGGTCCAAGCGTGGTCGTCCGCGCTGGCTGACGGCTTACCTCTACATCCTGCCTGCCCTCGTGATCATGCTTGCGGTGACCTACTGGCCGATCCTCTTTCAGGTCTACATGTCGTTCACCGACTACGGGCTGCGCAACCTCCGCTTCGACGCGCCGGCCGCGAATTTCGTCGGCATCGAGAACTACGTCAACCTCATCACCAATCAGGTCGCGCAGATCGCGAACTTCAACTTCTGGGGCATGCTCGCGTTCAACCTCTTCTGGACGTTCTCGAACGTCATCTTCCACATCACGATCGGCATCCTCATCGCCGTGCTGTTGAACGCGAAGGGTCTCTGGTTCCGCGGCGTGTACCGCGCGATTTTCGTTCTCCCGATCGTGATCCCCACCCTCGTCGTCGCGACCGTGTGGCGGAACATGTTCGACACGGACTACGGCGCCATCAATCAGGGTCTCGCGGCGATCGGCGGCATCTTCGGCATGTCACCGGACGTGTTCCATATCCGCTGGATCGACCAGGTCGACCCGCCGGTCAGCTGGATCCCGCTCCCGCTCTCGTACTTCGCGCTGCTCATCACGAACATCTGGCTGGGCTGGCCGTTCATGACGATCATCGCGACGGGCGCACTGCAGAGCATCAGCAAGGAGTACTACGAGGCCGCGTCGATCGATGGCGCGTCGGCCCGCCAGCAGTTCTTCAACATCACGCTCCCGCTGCTCCGGCCGGCGATGATCCCCGCGGCGATGTACGGGATGATCGTGACCTTCAACCTCTTCAACCTGATCTACATGGTCTCGGGTGGTGGCCCGCTGCGGCAGACCGAGATCCTGGTCACGACGGCGTTCCGGTTGGTCAACGAGAACCGTCTGTACGGCCTGGCCGCGGCGTTCGGGATCTACACGATGATCATCCTGCTCGTCCTGACGCTGCTCACGAACCGGATCACGAAGGCGACCGAAAGCTATGTCTAAGGTGCTGGCGCAGGGGACGCTCCCGATCGCGCGGCCACGCATATTCAGCCTGGCTCGCGTCCGCGAACGCGCGACCGGCGGTGGCAGCCCACTCGGCCGGCAGCTGATGCTCCAGGCCCTCCTCATCTTCATCAGCTTCACTGTGCTCTTCCCGCTCCTCTGGGTCGTCAGCATGTCGCTCGATCCGCGCAACATCTCGCGTCCGACGGAGCTCACGCTGATCCCGCCGGGCGCCTCATTGCAGGCGTACATCGACGTGCTGAACAAGCCGACCTCGAACCCGGTGACGCTGCCGCAGCTAGTGTTCAACAGCTTTCTGCTCGGCGCGGGCGTTTCATTCGGTTCGCTGGCGCTCGGCGTCGCGGCCGCCTACGCGTTCTCGCGCTTCCTGTTCCCCGCGCGGCAGGCGCTGATGATCGCGATCGTCGCGGTCCTCATGGTGCCGTCCGTCGCCGCGCTCGCGCCGCTCTTCGTGCTGCTGAACAAGATCACGATCGACATGGGCGATTTCAACTTCAATCTGCGCAACTCGCTGCTCGGCGTCGGTCTCGCCCTCACCTCCGGTGCGCTGCCGTTCGCGATCTGGAACCTCAAGGGGTACATCGACACGATCCCGAAGGAGCTCGAGGAGGCCGCGCTGCTCGACGGGTGCAACTCGACCCAGACGTTCCTGCGGATCATGTTGCCGCTCGCGACGCCGGCGCTCGCGGTCACGGCGTTCCTGGGCTTCCTCACGGGCTGGACCGAGTTCGTGATGTCGTGGCAGTTCCTCACCAATCCCGAGAACTTCACGCTGGCGATGGCGCTGTGGGGCATGACCGGCCAGTACGCGGCGAACACGCCGTGGTCGAAGTTCTCCGCGATGGCGATCCTCGTCGCGCTGCCCGTGTCGGTGGTGTACCTGTCGCTGCAGCGCTACATCGTCGGCGGGCTCACCGTCGGCGGGGTGAAGGGCTAAGCCGACTGCGTCTCGCAGCGATCCAACACCGCGCCCGCGCCCCGTACGTGCAGCCGCTGGCCGGCGAGCGCTTCTACGTTCGTCTCGTCGCCGAGGCAGGTGATCTGAGCCGCGTGATCTGCCGCTTCGCCGACAAGTACGAGCTGGGCCACGAGAGCGACCTCGCCCTCGTGCGCGAGGCATCCGACGGCGTTCGCGACTACTGGACCGGCGTGCTCCCTGTGCCGACGTCGCGCCTGCGCTACTTCTTCCACCTGACCGGCACGGACGGCTCGATGACCTTTCTGTCAGAGCACGGCTTCACGCCCGCGCCGCCGCCGCGCCGCTTCCACGCTGGGTACTTCTTCTACCCGTACGACCTGCCCGCCGACCGATTCGCGCTGCCTGCCTGGGTCCCGGGCACGACCTTCTATCTCATCTTTCCCGATCGCTTCGCGAACGGCGATCACTCGAACGACCCGCCGTGGGTGCGGCCGTGGGGTGAGATCCCGACGGCGCGATCGTTCTTCGGCGGCGATCTCGCCGGCATCCGGCAGCGCCTCGCCTGGCCCCGCGACCTCGGTGTAGGGTGCCTGTATCTCACGCCGGTCTTCACCTCGCCGTCGAATCACAAATACGACCCGGCGGACTACGACCACGTCGATCCGCAGTTCGGCACCGACGAGGATCTGGCCGGGCTGGTACGCGAGTCCCACGACGCGGGCATGCGCGTCATGCTCGACGGCGTCTTCAATCACGCCGGCGACGAATGGGCCGCGTTCCGCGACGTGCGCGAGAAGGGCGCCGCGAGCGCGTATCGCGACTGGTTCTTCCGCATCGACGGGTTCCCGGTGGACAGCGAGCGGGTGAACTACGAGACCTTCGCGAACCGCATCCGCAATCACCCCAAGCTCAACACCGCGAACCCCGAGCTGCGCGAGTACCTCGTCGGTGTCGGCGAGCGCTGGGTGCGCGACGCGGACATCGATGGCTGGCGGCTCGATGTCGCGAACGAGGTCGATCATCGGTTCTGGCGCGCCTTCCGCGACCGCGTCAAGGCGGCCAAGCCCGACGCGTTCATCGTCGGCGAGGTCTGGCACGACGCGATCCGCTGGCTCGACGGCGCGCAGTTCGACTCCGTCATGCATTACCCGTGGCGTGACGCGGTGCTCCAGTACCTGAACCGCGGCGTCTCCCCGTCGCGCTTCGCGGGCTGGACGACGTCCATCCGCCACATGTACGAGCCCGCGGTCGAGGCAGGGCTCATGCATTTGCTCGGCAGCCACGACACCGCGCGCATCCGGACCGAGCTCGGCGGCAGCGCCGACCGGGCATTTCAGGCAGCCGTGCTGCTGCTCACCGCATCGGGCGCGCCGCTCGTCTATTACGGCGACGAGATCGGGATGGAGGGCGGCGACGATCCAGACTGCCGCCGCTGCATGGAGTGGGATGAGAGCAAGCACGATCGGCGCATCCTTCACGCGCACCGCACGCTCATCGCCCTGCGCCGGTCACGTCCCTGGCTCGCGTGGGGTGCATTCGAGGATCTCGTCGCCGACGATGCACGCGAGATCTACGCGTACCGCCGCGTCGCGCGCGGTCCGCTCTCGCTCAATGGAGCGAACGGCGATGCCGTCTACGTCGCGCTCAACACCGGAGACCGGGACGCCAAGGTCCGCCTTCCGGCAGACGGCGCGCGTCTGACCGACGTGCTCTCCACCGAGCCTGTCGCGATCCACAAAGGTGAGGCGCTGATCACACTTCCAGCGGGCGGCGCCGCCGTGCTGGTGCCGGAGCCGCGCTGACGCGCGTCCTGGCGGCGGCGCTCTTCGTCGTCGCGTCGGCTCTGCCGTTCCGCGTCGTCCAGGCGCTTCCGTGGACCGCCCTGCCCGCTGCGGTCACGGACTGGAGCAACGAAGTCGTCTACATGGTCATGACCGACCGCTTCCGCAACGGCGATACATCGAACGATCTCGACAGCGACGGGACGCGTGCCAACTCGTGGCACGGCGGCGATCTGCAGGGCGTGATCGACGAGCTGCAGTACATCAAGGGCCTCGGGATGACCGCGATCTGGATCACGCCCGTGGTGGAGCAGATGCCGGGCGGATATCACGGCTACTGGACGCGCGACCTGTACAAGGTCGATCCGCATCTCGGCGACATGGCAAAGCTGGCCGAGCTGGTGCGCCGCGCGCACGCGCTGGGTCTAAAGATCGTGCTCGACGTCGTCGTGAACCACGTCGGGCAGCGGAATCCCTGGGTCACCGACGGCGCGCACGCGGGCTGGTTCCACCCGGATTGCGTCATGAACTTCGCGGACCAGAGCAGCGTCGAGAATTGCTGGCTCGCGGGGCTCCCAGACTTCGACACGGAGAACCCGACCGTCCGCGCGTATCTCACGGACTGGTCGTTGTGGCTCATCGACCAGACGAACGTCGACGGCTTCCGCGTCGACGCCGCGCGCCATCTGTCGAAGGACTTCCTGAAGGCGTGGACCGGAGCGATCAAGGCGAAGCATCCCGGCTTCTGGCTCTTGGGTGAGATCTACAGCTCGGGCTACCGCTATCAGTCCGGCTTCCTCGACGCAGGACTCGACGCGGTCACGGACTTCCAGACCTACGACGTGATCCGCACCGGACTTTCCGAGCCCGGCAACCTCTCGCAGCTTTCGCTACCGCCGGCACTGGCCGCGAACGACATCGGCGCGGGTCATGAGAACGCGCGCGCGATCTTCCTCGACAACCACGACGTGCCGCGCTTCGTCGGGCCCGATCCGCCGAGCGCGACGACGCTGTCGCGACTGCGTCAGGGGCTGGTCTATCTGTTCACGATGCCCGGGACGCCGGTGCTCTATTACGGCACCGAGATCGCGCTGCCTGGCGGGCCCGACCCGGATGACCGGCGGAACATGAGCTGGACCGAGGCCGGGTCCGACATCCGAAGTCTCGTGACGAAGCTCGCGCAGCTGCGGCGCGAGAAGCTGGCGAGCGGAGGGTTCGTCGAGCTCGTCGCCAGCCCACAGGAGCTCGCTTATGCACGCCGCAACGGCACGACTACTGCGGTCGTCGTCTTCAATGGCGATGCGAAGGCGGCACGGACGGTGCGCGTGCCCGTGGCATCGCTCGGGCTCGGCAACGACGTGAGCGCCACCGATGCCCTTGCTACGCAAGGCGCGGCGGTCCTCTCACGCGACGGTGCTCTCTCGATCGATGTTCCCGCGCGTGGCGCGAGCGTGTGGCTCGTGTCCGCGCGCGCACCGGATGGTCTGCCGCCACTCGCGCTCGCGGTGCTGGTGTTGTTGGTCGCGTTCGTTGGTGGCTTGGCGCTGCGGCGCCGGCTCAGCTGAGCCGCGCGACGAGCCCGTCATTCGGCCCCAGCTCGATCGCGTTTCGCAGCGTGTCGCCGGTGCGCCCGTCCGACGTGGACAGCACGACACTGGCGTCCTCTGTGATCGCGATGCGGCTCGGGTGGTCCTGGAAATTGAGCGCGACCATCAATCGCTCCCCATCCGCCTCGCGGAGGTAGGCGAACACGCCACGCGGTGCCCGGAGCGAGCGGTACGAGCCGGCTCGCAGCGCGGGCGAGCCGTGACGTAGCCAGATGACCCGGCGGTAGAACGAGAAGAGCGACCCGGGATCGTCGCGCTGGGCGGCGACGTTCACCTGCTCGGCGTTGGCGGCCATCGGTAGCCACGGCCGCCCGGTCGTGAAACCCGCGTTCGCGGTCGCATCCCACTGCATCGGCGTCCGCTCCGGGTCGCGGCCGTCGACGTCGACGATGCGCTCGCGTAGGATCGGAACATCGGTCATGCCGATCTCCTCGCCGTAGTAGATGAACGGCGTGCCGCGCAGCGTGAGAAGCATGAGCGCCGCCACGCGCGCCCGATGTGGTCCGTAGCGGCTCGCCGCGCGCGACCGATCGTGGTTGGAAAGCGTGTAGTCCGGCCACGCGTGTAGCGGGAGCAGCCGCTCCCACTCCTCGACGATCGCGCGGAACCGCTCCGCGCTCCACGGCTGGCGGAGGAAGTTGAAGTTGAATGGCATGTGCAGCTCGTCGTCGTTTCCGTAGTAGCGCACCAGACTCGAGAGCTTTCGCGACGAGACCTCACCCACCGCCATACGGTCGTTGTACTCATTGAGGAGCCGGCGCCACCGCCGATGGACCTCGTGGACCTCGTCGAGCTCCCAGTTGTGACGTGGCCGCCGCTTCGCGAAGAGCCTGGGGTTGTTCCGAAGCTGCTTGTCCTTCACCAGGCTGTGCGCGACATCGATGCGGAACCCGTCCACGCCGCGGTCGAGCCAGAAGCGCATGACGTCGTCGATGGCTCGGCGCACGTCTTCGTTCCACCAGTTGAGGTCGGGCTGCTCGGGCAGGAAGTGATGGAGGTAGTACTGGCCGGTCGCCGGGTCGAGCGTCCACGCCGCTCGCTTCTCCGCGGACCCGAACACGGCCCGCCAGTTGTTCGGCGGACCGCCGTTCCGAGGGTCGGCCCACACGTACCAGTCCCGCTTGGGATCGTTGCGCGACGAACGCGAGGCGACGAACCACGGATGCTCGGACGAGGTGTGGTTCGGTACGAGATCGACGAGCACGCGGATCCCGCGGCGATGCGCCTCTTCCAGGAGACGATCGAAATCGTCGAGCGTGCCGAAGATCGGATCGACGTCGCGGTAGTCGGAGACGTCGTAGCCGAAGTCCTTCATCGGCGAGCGATAGAACGGCGAGAGCCAGATCGCTTGGACGCCGAGCGACCGTGGGCTGCCGTCGTTCAGGTGATCGAGCCGCTGCGTGATGCCACGCAGGTCGCCGACGCCGTCCCCGTTCGAGTCCTGGAACGAACGCGGGTAGATCTGGTAGAAGACGCCCTCGCGCCACCATGAACCGCGCAATGTTTCGTGAATGTAACGTCGGCGGGCACATGCCCTGCAGCCATGACATCGCAGGGGGTCGTGATGAAAGAGCAGATGCAGACACCACGCAACCACGAAGGGGAGCCGCCGACCCACGAACCCAAAGAGACCACGCAGCGGCTGGAGCAGAAGGCCGACGAGCAGCAGGGCGAGTCCAATCGGGCGCGCACCGAAGACAAGGCGCGCGAAGCGCGCGAAGGCCGCAAAGCCAACGAGGGCAAGGTCAATACGAAGGGCCGTGAGGTGCACTTCGGCGGCTAGCGGCTAACCTCGCTTCGGTGAGCGAAGCGGGCCTGCAGGATCGCTATGCGCCGAACGGCACATGTTTCGGCTGCGGGCCACGCAACGAGAAGGGTCTTCGCATCAAGAGCCACGTTCGCGGCGACGACGTCGTCGCGACGTGGCGCGCGGAGAAGTTCCACGAGGCGTTCGACGGCGTCCTCTCCGGCGGCATAATCGGCACCCTCATGGACTGCCACTCGAACTGGACAGCCGCATACCACCTCATGAAGCGCGCCGGCGCCGAAACCCCGCCGCCGATGGTCACCGCGGAGTACACGATCAGGATGCGCCGGCCGACGCCGACCGATGGCGAGATCGAGCTCGTCGCGCATCCCGTCGACGTGTCAGACGATCGCGCGACGGTCGAGGCGGAGCTGCGCGCGGGCGGCAAGGTATGCGCGACGTCCACGGGCGTGTTCGTGGCGGTGAAACCGGGACATCCCGCGTATCACCGGTGGTGACCGCCGTTCGCGTGCGGTCGAGCAGCCTTCTTGCGTCGTACCAGCAGCAGGCGGCCAACGAAGATCGCGATGAACACCAGTGGGATGCCGACCGCGATGTACCCGATGTACGGCTCGATGAGATCGTCGATCTGCGGACCCACGAGCGCGCCGAGGAACACCCAGCCCGTCCAGTAGAGGGTCGCGGCGACGAAGACGCCCGACGAGAAGCGCCACACCGGCACCTCCGCGGTGCCCGCGACGAGGGACATCGCCACGCGCAGTCCAGGGATGAGGCGTCCGACGAGCACACCGCGGAATCCGTAGCGGTGCACGCGCTCGATCCATTCATCGACGGTCCGCGTACTCACATCCAACCAACCCGCAAGACGATGCGCTACCGGTAGGCCCCAGCGCCGGGCGACGAAGTACGGCAGCAGGGTCCCGGTGGTCGAGGCCGTCGCGCAGGTGAGGATGACCCGCGCGAGCTCGACCGGATCGTCGCGCGCGCGATAGCCGTAGAACGCGATGACCAGGTCGCCTGGCGCTGGAAGCGGTATGCCGGCTTCCTCGATCGCGATGATCAGAAACAGCGTGACGAACTGGTGGGCCGCGACGACGCCAAGGAGCCGGCGGATCGCGTCCTCGAAGAACGCGCGCAGAGCTAGCCCGTCCTCTCGAACGCGAGGACCTGCCAGATCAACCCGTGGCGATGTTCGGCGAGCCGCATTCCGTGTCGCTCCGCGGTCGCGAGCACCGCGGCCGTCGAGTGGACGAACGATCGAAACGTGCTGCCGCGCAGCCGGAACCATGCGTTCCCCGCGGCTAGACCGACGCGGATCCACCACCGCTCGACGGGGAACGTAAGGAGCAGAAGGCGGCGCGCGTGATCGGCGGCCGCGCCAACGAGCGCGTCTGCGTCCGGATAGCAACACACCACTCGTTGCAACACAACGACGTCCGCGGCCGGGATGGCGTCGGCCTCGCGCACGAAATCGCCGAGACGCCGTTCCATCTGGTCGCCGAGCCCTCGCTCGCGGATCAGCTCGGAAGCCACGTGTTCGTATTGCGTCGCGAGCTCGACATTCAACGCGCGAGCCGCTCCGTCTCGCAGCAGCTCGAGCTGTATCGCGCCAACGCCACCGCCGACCTCGAGCACGCTGTATCCAGGTGACATGCGCGCGCGTACGAAATCGACGATGCGCCGCGCATCGTCGGTCAGACCCTTACGTGCGTACTCTCGCGCCTTCGCCCTGGCGTTCTTCTCGTCAAAGAGCTTGTCATAGTCGCCGGGGCGGCAGCATCCGCCCACTGGCTCGGGTCAGCGCACCGTCGCGTCGCGAACCGACGCGCGACGACGCATGAACACGATGCCGACCACGATCAGAACGACCGCCCCCGCGATGAGGATCTCGAGCGCCCCGCTACCAAAGTCGGGGTCGATGCCAAAGACCTGCTCGATCCAGTCCACCGGATGCCTCCCACGCGATTTGCGCAAACGCGCTGCTCGCAAGAGGCTACCCGCTTCGCGACCTTCACGTTTCCAAACGCGTAGGCTCGGCGCTCACGCTCTTTCGTGGGGAGGATGCGATATGCCTGCTCGCCGACGCAGCGGTGCCTCCCGCACCGCCATCATCCCGAACTTCCTCGACAAGCTCGAGTGGCGCAACGCGGGACCGTTCCGCGGTGGGCGCGTCGGCGCGGTGGCTGGCGATCCCCGCGACCGCAACACCTTCTACATGGGTTCGAC contains:
- a CDS encoding SAM-dependent methyltransferase translates to MGGCCRPGDYDKLFDEKNARAKAREYARKGLTDDARRIVDFVRARMSPGYSVLEVGGGVGAIQLELLRDGAARALNVELATQYEHVASELIRERGLGDQMERRLGDFVREADAIPAADVVVLQRVVCCYPDADALVGAAADHARRLLLLTFPVERWWIRVGLAAGNAWFRLRGSTFRSFVHSTAAVLATAERHGMRLAEHRHGLIWQVLAFERTG
- a CDS encoding DedA family protein; the protein is MVRPLDGRGARDRGATRNAARRTSPRVDLAGPRVREDGLALRAFFEDAIRRLLGVVAAHQFVTLFLIIAIEEAGIPLPAPGDLVIAFYGYRARDDPVELARVILTCATASTTGTLLPYFVARRWGLPVAHRLAGWLDVSTRTVDEWIERVHRYGFRGVLVGRLIPGLRVAMSLVAGTAEVPVWRFSSGVFVAATLYWTGWVFLGALVGPQIDDLIEPYIGYIAVGIPLVFIAIFVGRLLLVRRKKAARPHANGGHHR